The Mercurialis annua linkage group LG8, ddMerAnnu1.2, whole genome shotgun sequence genome window below encodes:
- the LOC126659879 gene encoding putative disease resistance protein RGA4 — protein MGEQILVLVGEAAISRLFSLITEEVKGIWGFEEELGSLQESLTVISGALQDAEEKQVTQTAVRNWLKKLKGIAYDTEDVLDHLAYETLRQSVEIRHAQVQNFSAFFKPVAYARKSANFLIMAHKVKKMSKALEKMKAEALNFQFIQQVKCVGLMPQTNFETDSVLDVSVVGRDADLNRIMNLLTSNFCAQQLLNIIPIVGMGGLGKTTLAKSVCEQVTERKLFDLKIWVYVSYNFDDKRILGEMLQMCGGGMSGKTNRDAILQDLEISLAGKKFLLVLDDVWNDASKSWSVLVNRLLRVSGKEGNAIIVTTRSEEVASMVETSTEFRHRLSSLSDDYCWSIMKKRVCGDGNGGASIPSELEQIGKEIAIKCRGVPLAAKVLGGSMRLEMNKESWMSIKNSNILNASDDEVTNVESILKLSFDRLPSHLKSCFAYCSIFRKDYSFVKQEVTEFWMAEGLVEQCNGDTANNYFNALILNSFFQISEVDELDNVYKYKMHDLIHDLALSMTKSEILISDTRSIKDVISNTRHLNLICDRETVSTFPKIAAKRLRSLFTNDAVIYKSLQLKSLRMLKFHYADIQELPSSIGNLKHLRYLDVSFTPIKAFPESITKLYNLQTLRFDVCTSLTKLPSKMSNLINLRHISFCEDHHMPSKIGRFSHLQTLPFFIVGLDRGGSIQELENLNQLRGSLAIKNLENVGEKKEAEKANLKAKTKLTALRFNWVETGDNFVNNHEEVLEGLEPHPNIERIKIENYMGFNLPSWLLSMNINGSDLNQLVELRLNNCRYCNEIPRLGHLPHLKILVIDGMHLVTQVESIGKQSILFPALKIFSLENMSSLLAWKVETEDDTVAFPCLEELSITSCTLLKKIPMINRSSLVKLEIYGCNELSYLFDELHSFPCLKSLVIGDCSNLTSFPRGLQCCTCLEELVITKCYGITSLPEELGELPSLVSLRITTGLNYFPHTMLLSLTGLRSLTIGDFNKKWNDLPNLDSLQHLQFLERLELYGSVESEKVNDNLPHQLQHLTALTTLNITLFRGLKALPDWLGNLSSLQRLLIFYCPDLKFLPSGTAMQSLSRLKSLITISCPLLKQSCEKGSGSEWPKISHIPDIIIQ, from the exons ATGGGCGAACAAATTTTAGTGTTGGTGGGGGAGGCTGCAATCTCCAGGCTATTTTCACTAATCACAGAAGAAGTGAAGGGTATATGGGGGTTTGAGGAGGAGCTCGGTAGCCTTCAAGAATCGCTGACTGTCATTTCTGGAGCTTTGCAAGATGCGGAAGAGAAGCAAGTGACGCAGACTGCTGTGAGAAATTGGCTTAAGAAACTCAAAGGAATCGCTTATGATACTGAAGATGTGCTTGATCATTTGGCTTATGAAACTCTTCGTCAGTCTGTGGAGATTCGACATGCCCAG GTACAGAACTTCTCTGCATTCTTTAAACCTGTTGCATATGCAAGAAAGTCTGCTAATTTCCTCATAATGGCTCATAAGGTTAAGAAAATGAGCAAGGCCCTCGAAAAAATGAAGGCCGAAGCTCTGAATTTTCAGTTTATCCAACAAGTGAAATGTGTTGGTTTGATGCCTCAAACAAATTTTGAAACCGACTCCGTGCTTGATGTATCTGTTGTTGGAAGGGATGCTGATCTGAATAGGATCATGAACTTGCTGACCAGCAACTTCTGTGCTCAACAACTGCTTAACATCATCCCCATCGTAGGAATGGGTGGTCTAGGAAAGACTACATTAGCTAAATCCGTGTGCGAACAAGTCACTGAACGGAAGctgtttgatttgaaaatatGGGTTTATGTTTCTTATAATTTTGATGATAAAAGAATATTGGGGGAGATGTTGCAAATGTGTGGCGGAGGAATGAGCGGGAAGACCAATAGGGATGCGATTCTGCAAGATCTTGAAATATCGTTGGCAGGGAAAAagtttcttcttgttcttgatgATGTTTGGAATGATGCGTCGAAGAGTTGGAGTGTTTTGGTAAATCGTTTGTTACGAGTTAGCGGGAAGGAAGGGAATGCTATTATTGTCACAACTCGCAGCGAAGAAGTTGCGTCCATGGTGGAAACTAGTACTGAGTTTCGGCATAGGCTAAGTAGCTTGTCTGATGATTATTGTTGGTCTATTATGAAGAAAAGGGTGTGTGGGGACGGGAACGGAGGAGCATCAATTCCTTCGGAATTGGAGCAGATTGGGAAGGAGATAGCGATAAAATGTAGAGGAGTTCCTTTAGCTGCAAAAGTTTTAGGAGGATCAATGCGTCTTGAAATGAACAAGGAATCATGGATGTCGATAAAAAACAGTAATATTCTGAATGCATCAGATGATGAGGTTACTAATGTTGAATCCATTTTGAAATTGAGTTTTGATCGTTTGCCTTCTCATTTGAAGTCATGTTTTGCGTACTGTTCGATTTTTCGGAAAGATTATTCGTTTGTGAAGCAGGAAGTAACTGAGTTTTGGATGGCTGAAGGTCTTGTTGAGCAATGCAATGGTGATACAGCCAATAATTACTTTAATGCCTTGATTCTCAACTCCTTTTTCCAGATATCAGAAGTGGATGAATTAGATAATGTCTACAAGTATAAGATGCATGATCTTATCCATGATCTTGCATTGTCTATGACCAAGTCTGAAATATTGATTTCCGACACTCGTTCAATCAAAGATGTTATATCGAACACTCGTCACCTGAATctcatttgcgatagggaaacTGTGTCGACGTTTCCAAAAATAGCTGCGAAAAGACTGCGTTCCCTATTCACAAACGATGCTGTTATTTACAAGTCGTTGCAGCTGAAAAGCTTGCGGATGCTGAAATTTCACTATGCGGATATCCAAGAATTGCCGTCTTCAATAGGAAATCTGAAACATTTAAGATATCTGGATGTCTCGTTCACTCCAATCAAAGCATTCCCTGAATCGATCACCAAGCTTTACAATTTGCAAACACTAAGGTTCGACGTGTGCACGTCACTTACGAAGCTTCCTAGTAAAATGAGCAATCTGATCAACCTGAGGCATATTTCTTTTTGTGAGGATCATCACATGCCTTCTAAAATTGGGAGGTTTTCTCATCTCCAAACTCTCCCATTTTTTATTGTGGGTCTTGATAGAGGAGGTAGCATTCAAGAACTAGAAAACTTGAACCAACTAAGAGGGAGCTTAGCGATAAAGAACCTCGAAAACGTGGGTGAAAAAAAAGAAGCCGAAAAAGCAAACCTGAAGGCGAAAACAAAACTAACAGCATTGCGGTTCAATTGGGTTGAAACAGGAGACAATTTTGTAAACAATCATGAAGAAGTTCTTGAAGGTCTCGAGCCTCATCCAAACATTGAGAGAATAAAAATTGAGAATTACATGGGGTTCAATTTGCCATCATGGTTGTTGAGTATGAACATTAACGGTAGTGACTTGAATCAGTTGGTGGAGCTGAGATTGAACAACTGCAGATACTGTAACGAAATCCCGAGGCTTGGTCATCTTCCGCATCTTAAAATTCTTGTTATAGATGGTATGCATCTTGTCACACAAGTAGAATCTATTGGAAAACAGAGCATTCTGTTTCCGGCACTAAAAATATTTAGTCTAGAGAATATGAGCAGTTTACTTGCATGGAAGGTCGAAACAGAAGATGACACAGTCGCATTCCCGTGTCTTGAGGAGTTGTCGATAACTAGTTGCACATTGTTGAAGAAAATTCCGATGATCAATCGTTCATCGCTCGTAAAACTGGAGATCTATGGCTGTAATGAACTGAGTTACTTATTTGATGAGCTTCATTCTTTCCCATGTCTTAAAAGCTTAGTAATTGGTGATTGTAGCAACTTAACCTCTTTTCCAAGAGGATTACAATGCTGCACTTGTCTGGAAGAATTGGTCATAACCAAATGCTATGGGATCACATCTCTTCCTGAAGAATTGGGGGAACTGCCTTCTCTTGTTTCTTTAAGAATAACTACAG GTTTGAATTATTTTCCACACACAATGTTACTCAGTCTCACCGGATTAAGATCATTAACTATTGGAGATTTCAACAAGAAATGGAACGATTTGCCAAATTTAGATTCACTCCAACACCTGCAGTTTCTTGAAAGACTAGAACTGTATGGAAGTGTTGAAAGCGAAAAGGTGAACGACAATCTGCCGCATCAACTTCAACACTTAACCGCTCTTACAACGTTAAACATAACTCTTTTCCGAGGATTGAAAGCTTTGCCGGATTGGTTAGGAAATCTTTCGTCTCTTCAAAGACTTCTAATATTTTACTGTCCGGATCTCAAGTTTCTACCGTCCGGAACAGCCATGCAATCACTCTCCAGATTGAAGAGTTTGATCACAATAAGTTGTCCACTTCTCAAGCAAAGTTGTGAGAAGGGGAGTGGCTCTGAATGGCCTAAGATTTCACATATTCCTGATATCATAATACAATGA
- the LOC126661884 gene encoding uncharacterized protein LOC126661884: MANQVHRELRPEESISSPYFLHPGENPSLILVSNVLIDGNYHVWFRAMRMALLSKNKYKFVDGTIPVPLKTDPIHEVWERCNTMVVSWITRSLSPTIAQSISSMDNVVDIWNDLRERCFQGDATRIGDLYEEIYALKQNNMTITEYYTVLKSYWDELMNMRPIPACVCLHRCLCGIGDIVKRYYENDQVIKFLKGLNEKFSQVRSQVIMMEPLAKINKVFSMVAQCERQSGLVHAGVNESNVFYTRGNSAGGNDSYNTVNGNNQSDNVSMTSEANAFYAKGKGVLGIGPTNFKKNSYFNSKKQQQCSYCGFTNHTVDICYKKHGYPPGYQFRNKSSNMVNQVDINSGNQSYGGSGKNFISENTQSDFSRADNGNMQFPFTQEQYAKIMSMIQPNGEGSSSPNHVNALSVTFKPDFTTGNITHTCLQTATNIHDNWIVDTGATYHIICSLDLFDTFKPINDVKVNLPNGQQVTVSHIGEVKLTESLVLHDVLYVPVFSFNLISTSKLTNNLQICLLFHDSLCYIQDIIKWRMIGLAKKRNGLYQLEIKKFLVCKKVFSVSNASKSLWHLRLGHLSNARLKTLQEIDSSISCSSSDECDTCHFSKQKRLSFPLSESVTNDSFE; this comes from the coding sequence ATGGCGAATCAGGTTCATCGTGAACTCAGACCTGAAGAAAGCATTTCCAGTCCCTATTTTCTACATCCAGGTGAAAATCCCTCACTGATTCTTGTTAGTAATGTGTTGATTGATGGAAATTATCATGTATGGTTTAGAGCAATGAGAATGGCTCTTTTAtctaaaaacaaatacaaatttgtTGATGGTACAATACCAGTGCCTCTTAAAACTGATCCTATTCATGAAGTATGGGAACGATGTAATACAATGGTTGTCTCTTGGATAACTAGATCACTTTCACCTACAATTGCACAAAGCATTTCTTCCATGGACAATGTTGTTGACATTTGGAATGATCTCAGGGAAAGATGTTTCCAGGGTGATGCTACAAGGATTGGTGATCTTTATGAGGAAATTTATGCTTTGAAGCAAAATAATATGACAATTACTGAATATTATACTGTTTTGAAGTCTTATTGGGATGAATTGATGAATATGAGACCTATACCTGCTTGTGTGTGTTTACATAGATGTCTTTGTGGAATTGGAGATATTGTTAAGAGATACTATGAGAATGATCAGGTTATCAAGTTCTTAAAAGGACTTAATGAAAAATTTTCACAAGTAAGGTCACAAGTTATCATGATGGAACCTTTGGCCAAAATCAACAAAGTGTTTTCCATGGTAGCTCAGTGTGAGAGACAGTCTGGATTAGTTCATGCTGGTGTAAATGAATCTAATGTTTTCTATACTAGAGGCAATTCTGCAGGAGGAAATGATAGTTACAATACTGTCAATGGAAATAATCAAAGTGATAATGTCTCAATGACAAGTGAGGCAAATGCTTTCTATGCAAAGGGAAAAGGAGTATTAGGGATTGGACCTACAAATTTTAAGAAGAACAGCTATTTTAATAGCAAGAAACAACAACAGTGCTCATATTGTGGATTTACCAATCATACTGTGGATATATGCTATAAAAAGCATGGTTATCCACCTGGATACCAATTCAGGAACAAGTCAAGCAATATGGTGAATCAGGTTGATATCAATTCTGGTAATCAATCATATGGAGGCAGTGGAAAGAACTTCATATCTGAGAATACTCAATCAGATTTCAGTAGAGCAGATAATGGAAATATGCAGTTTCCTTTCACTCAAGAACAATATGCCAAGATCATGTCTATGATTCAGCCAAATGGTGAAGGTAGCTCCTCACCAAATCATGTCAATGCCCTTTCAGTAACTTTCAAACCTGACTTTACTACAGGTAACATTACTCATACTTGTCTGCAAACTGCAACAAATATACATGATAATTGGATTGTTGATACAGGAGCAACATATCACATTATCTGTTCTCTTGATCTATTTGACACATTTAAGCCCATAAATGATGTCAAAGTTAATCTGCCCAATGGCCAACAGGTTACAGTAAGTCATATTGGTGAAGTCAAATTGACAGAATCATTGGTTTTACATGATGTACTATATGTGCCTGTGTTTAGTTTTAACTTGATCTCAACAAGTAAACTAACAAACAATCTTCAAATTTGCCTATTGTTTCATGACTCTCTTTGTTATATCCAGGACATAATCAAATGGAGGATGATTGGGCTAGCTAAGAAAAGAAATGGCTTATATCAGTTAGAGATTAAGAAATTTCTAGTTTGTAAAAAGGTTTTTTCTGTCAGTAATGCTTCTAAGAGTCTTTGGCATCTCAGATTAGGACATTTGTCAAATGCCAGACTCAAAACTCTACAAGAAATAGATTCTTCTATATCTTGTTCATCTTCTGATGAATGTGACACATGCCATTTTTCAAAGCAAAAACGATTATCTTTTCCTTTAAGTGAATCTGTCACTAATGATTCATTTGAATAA
- the LOC126660704 gene encoding uncharacterized protein LOC126660704, with amino-acid sequence MGEETSNVVNLDLNLGPAPEVGSLSLQSEPLNLENFIHEPIQGFNEAFRIRALQHWRLQRLHMPQETHTLSVELDQLIGSSGDVGTLLPGEGSTAADERTRELSKTCEDNGGFLENNVSMRKGDVEEGNGNCGSFFDCNICLELATDPVVSSCGHLFCWSCLYRLLHVHSDLKECPVCKEEITVKNVTPIYGRGSNSRKAPIDLSFQIPIRPRARRVESFRQAIYRNPFSFPLEEIIRRIGSRFNLTRDFNLFQNSNGAPEMVERTSSFPNTIMTLGGVQSDQNPNVPLDDIVDLTHSGTTSPEVTPARRLRSLLLRRSHSLSQRPSAQTSIPSSSNPSERLLEAFLRSHPIGMNQEQPQPLDDRDSFSSIAAVINSESQVDTAVEIDSMGTFSNSSSRRRSDSSRVYDVDSGDSRAPRRRRLN; translated from the coding sequence ATGGGAGAGGAGACTTCTAATGTTGTTAATCTTGATTTAAATCTGGGTCCTGCTCCTGAGGTTGGATCATTATCACTGCAAAGTGAACCACTAAATTTGGAAAATTTCATTCATGAGCCTATTCAGGGATTTAATGAAGCTTTTAGAATTCGGGCTTTACAGCATTGGCGGTTACAACGATTGCATATGCCACAGGAAACGCATACTCTTTCGGTAGAGTTAGATCAACTAATAGGGAGCTCTGGCGATGTGGGTACTTTACTGCCTGGTGAGGGTAGTACTGCTGCTGATGAGAGAACTAGAGAGCTGTCAAAGACGTGTGAGGATAACGGTGGATTTTTGGAGAATAACGTGTCTATGAGAAAAGGCGACGTTGAGGAAGGAAATGGTAATTGTGGGAGTTTCTTTGATTGTAATATTTGTTTGGAATTGGCTACGGATCCTGTTGTTAGTAGCTGTGGCCATTTGTTTTGTTGGTCGTGCCTTTATCGACTATTACATGTGCATTCGGATTTGAAAGAGTGCCCTGTTTGTAAGGAAGAAATAACCGTTAAGAATGTGACACCAATTTATGGCCGTGGGAGTAACTCCCGTAAGGCACCTATAGATTTGAGTTTTCAGATCCCCATTAGACCCCGCGCTAGGCGGGTTGAGAGTTTCAGGCAAGCCATTTACCGGAATCCTTTTAGTTTCCCCTTGGAGGAGATTATTCGGCGAATTGGAAGTAGATTTAATTTAACACGGGATTTCAATCTGTTTCAAAACTCAAATGGTGCTCCTGAAATGGTAGAGAGGACTAGTTCCTTTCCAAATACAATTATGACACTTGGGGGAGTTCAATCCGACCAGAACCCGAATGTGCCTCTTGATGACATAGTAGACCTGACACATAGTGGAACAACTAGTCCTGAAGTAACACCAGCACGTCGGCTTCGTTCACTGCTACTTCGAAGATCACATTCACTTTCTCAAAGACCTTCAGCTCAAACTTCAATTCCATCCTCTTCAAATCCTTCTGAGAGGTTGTTGGAGGCATTTTTAAGAAGCCATCCAATAGGAATGAATCAAGAGCAGCCCCAGCCACTGGATGACAGAGATTCTTTCTCGAGCATCGCAGCAGTTATAAACTCGGAGTCTCAAGTTGACACTGCTGTGGAAATTGATTCTATGGGAactttttcaaattcatcatctAGAAGAAGAAGTGACTCCTCGAGAGTGTATGATGTCGACAGCGGGGATTCTCGTGCTCCTAGGAGGAGACGGTTAAACTAA